A portion of the Ascochyta rabiei chromosome 13, complete sequence genome contains these proteins:
- a CDS encoding Ubiquitin- modifier 1, translating into MSDGTLSVEVEFSGGLELLFANQKKHSLSIPSRNDCGEPSNVAFLVTYLCDKVMKDPRKDMFVLDGTVRPGILVLINEADWELEGEDQYELQKGDHIMFVSTLHGG; encoded by the exons ATGAGTGACGGAACCTTGTCTGTAGAGGTAGAGTTTAG TGGGGGATTAGAGTTACTTTTCGCAAACCAGAAGAAGCATTCCCTCTCTATTCCTAGCAGAAATGACTGCGGAGAACCGTCAAACGTAGCTTTCCTTGTGACCTATCTCTGCGACAAGGTCATGAAGGATCCAAGGAAGGACATGTTCGTTCTTGACGGTACCGT ACGTCCAGGAATCTTGGTCCTTATCAACGAGGCGGACTGGGAGTTGGAGGGCGAAGATCAGTACGAGTTGCAAAAAGGCGATCACATCATGTTTGTGTCTACACTACATGGAGGGTAG
- a CDS encoding Elongator subunit elp2, whose amino-acid sequence MNITSEFVSIGGNRNPAAADWDVYGSGILAFGADNCIALWHPQDGQLGGVHAVLNGHTKDVNAVKFFPTNSSDVSILLSGAADNTIRIWRAQTRGTPKYECVKSVSGHTNPITKIATLPGSDIFASGSSDGLVKIWKLVHDDTFTATEVELLQTITLSPKYFPLILALAQLDANSMVLAVAGTRPTIQIFVSRDTQFQLSATLTGHEGWIRALDFTRETTNANSDLLLASASQDKYIRLWRFHSGNELPVASSALNDPALGGLVKSLSNKAHWIESPESKHSITFEALLLGHEDWIYTASWRHRDGRLQLLSTSEDNSLAIWESDPASGVWVCTTRLGEISAQKGSTSATGSAGGLWIGLWSPDSNSVVSLGRTGSWRKWTYSTAKDMWTQQVGITGHVREVSGLTWSRHGSYLLSTSQDQTTRLFSEWKQGESASSWHEFSRPQIHGYDLNCVDAISDTEFVSGADEKLLRVFDEPKGVAGMLSRLCNIESSNASHLPDAANIPVLGLSNKAIKAIGDDEEVENDETDEREAVDPTSSIRKSALEFNHPPFEDHLARHLLWPETEKLYGHGYEISAVAVSRDGNLVATACRASSIDHAVIRLYDTKEWLEVKPALKAHSLTVTSLHFSPGDKYLLSVGRDRQWVVWERSTEPSLYTLKNSNPKGHSRMILNCAWTPLEQATFLTAGRDKSVKVWQIVDSEVQLKGTVTADAAVTAVASNEKVLDGKIWFAFGTETGEISIATAVTDTLDSIAVTIMDANISPAKTINQIDWRPNRDEERSQQIAVAADDSSVRVYNVA is encoded by the exons ATGAACATTACGTCGGAGTTTGTGTCAATAGGCGGTAACAGAAATCCTGCTGCAGCAGACTGGGACGTATATGGCTCTGGTATACTGGCATTTGGTGCAGACAATTGCATTGCGCTGTGGCATCCTCAA GACGGGCAACTCGGTGGGGTACATGCAGTCTTGAATGGCCATACCAAAGACGTCAACGCTGTCAAGTTCTTTCCTACAAACTCATCAGACGTCTCTATCCTGCTCAGTGGTGCAGCGGATAATACGATTCGCATTTGGCGCGCCCAAACAAGGGGAACGCCCAAGTATGAATGTGTCAAGAGCGTCTCTGGACACACGAATCCCATCACCAAAATCGCGACGTTGCCTGGATCAGACATCTTTGCTTCCGGATCATCAGACGGTTTAGTCAAGATATGGAAGCTTGTCCATGATGACACCTTTACAGCCACCGAAGTCGAGCTACTGCAAACGATTACACTGTCGCCGAAGTACTTTCCTTTGATCCTCGCACTCGCGCAGCTGGATGCCAATTCGATGGTATTGGCGGTTGCAGGCACCCGTCCTACTATCCAGATTTTCGTTTCTCGAGATACCCAATTTCAGCTCTCTGCGACACTCACGGGACACGAGGGATGGATTCGTGCGCTTGACTTTACTCGCGAAACCACCAACGCGAACAGCGACCTGTTGCTAGCCTCTGCAAGCCAAGACAAGTATATCCGTCTGTGGAGATTCCATTCCGGCAACGAACTTCCTGTCGCAAGTAGCGCCCTCAATGACCCAGCTCTCGGGGGTCTTGTCAAGTCGCTTTCCAACAAAGCGCACTGGATCGAATCGCCAGAATCGAAACACTCCATCACCTTCGAGGCACTGCTGTTAGGGCATGAGGATTGGATCTACACAGCTTCGTGGCGGCACCGAGACGGCAGACTGCAACTACTTTCAACATCGGAAGACAACTCTCTTGCGATTTGGGAGTCAGATCCAGCATCAGGCGTGTGGGTGTGCACTACTAGGTTAGGCGAGATAAGCGCACAGAAAGGATCTACAAGTGCTACAGGAAGCGCAGGAGGCCTCTGGATTGGTCTTTGGTCACCTGACAGTAACTCTGTCGTTTCATTGGGCAGAACAGGAAGCTGGAGGAAGTGGACCTACTCCACAGCTAAGGACATGTGGACTCAACAAGTTGGAATCACAGGCCATGTCCGAGAAGTCAGTGGACTCACATGGTCAAGGCATGGCTCATACCTACTCTCGACTTCGCAAGACCAAACGACACGACTCTTTTCCGAGTGGAAACAGGGAGAATCTGCCTCATCATGGCACGAGTTCTCTAGACCGCAGATCCATGGCTACGATCTCAACTGTGTGGACGCGATAAGTGATACAGAGTTCGTGTCCGGTGCTGATGAAAAGCTTCTTCGCGTCTTCGACGAACCAAAGGGTGTCGCAGGAATGCTGAGCAGGCTTTGCAATATAGAATCTTCCAACGCCAGCCACCTGCCTGACGCAGCCAACATTCCCGTTTTGGGTCTTTCGAACAAAGCCATCAAAGCCATAGGCGATGACGAGGAAGTGGAGAACGACGAAACAGATGAGCGTGAAGCTGTTGACCCTACTTCCAGCATCCGGAAATCCGCCCTTGAGTTCAATCATCCGCCCTTTGAGGACCACCTTGCCCGGCACCTGCTTTGGCCTGAGACAGAGAAGCTTTACGGACACGGCTACGAGATCTCCGCAGTAGCTGTTAGTCGAGACGGTAACCTTGTCGCAACAGCTTGTCGAGCTAGTTCAATTGACCACGCCGTCATTCGTCTGTATGACACGAAAGAGTGGCTGGAAGTCAAGCCGGCGCTGAAGGCTCATTCACTTACAGTCACTTCACTACATTTCTCCCCTGGCGACAAGTACTTGCTTAGTGTTGGGCGTGACAGACAATGGGTCGTCTGGGAGCGTAGCACCGAGCCTTCGCTTTACACCCTGAAAAATTCGAATCCGAAGGGACACTCGCGTATGATTCTGAACTGCGCATGGACACCACTTGAGCAAGCGACCTTCCTGACAGCTGGGCGGGACAAGTCAGTCAAAGTATGGCAGATAGTCGACAGCGAGGTGCAGCTCAAAGGTACGGTGACTGCAGATGCAGCCGTTACAGCGGTTGCAAGCAATGAGAAGGTACTGGATGGAAAGATTTGGTTTGCTTTTGGAACGGAGACTGGTGAGATTAGTATTGCGACTGCAGTGACGGACACGCTTGACAGCATTGCGGTGACAATAATGGATGCGAATATATCACCTGCTAAAACCATCAATCAGATTGACTGGAGGCCTAACAGAGACGAAGAGCGTAGTCAACAGATTGCAGTAGCAGCAGATGACTCCTCTGTCCGAGTATACAACGTTGCATAG